A part of Salvelinus alpinus chromosome 23, SLU_Salpinus.1, whole genome shotgun sequence genomic DNA contains:
- the LOC139550293 gene encoding fap1 adhesin-like isoform X1, whose product MGFRQASAVLLLVVAVGCVSDALDSRWLYPRLGFLHDDEVSAQFDSQQPVQEEPVGEDPGDPVGQEPSEPVGQEPSVEPVGQETSQDEDPENLQSKQTFENPLTWLYPTLDKHERNSTVFERLKQVAANGVVARCGQSVVRVEVKQELLGIGRLIQPERLTLGGCAAIEEDAEALVLTFESELHGCGSEMTMTEDVLIYTFTLVYEQKPLANISILKTSKAMVDIECHYLRIHDVSSNALKYAVEPSKPVGQEPSQVVIKPVGREPSEHVVEPVAREPSEQLVGRDPVGKTVGQEPREPVGGPLGHEAVGEQPVGREPSEQPVGQEPSEQPVGQEPSEQPVGQEPSEQPVGQEPSEQPVGQEPSVPVGEPILGHEAGEPPVGHEAGEPPVGHEPSEVLGNELSEHFGEPVAQEPVGEQTVGKPLGQEPSEPLGQELSEHVGEPLGQEPSEQPVGQEPSQTMGQEPVGHDPGEQPVGHDPVGQEPSEPVGQHPVGEQPVGQELSQQPVGEPSGQEPSEPVGQEPSEILDNELSEYVGNPVGQEPSEQPVGQEPSQPVGQEPVGQEPVGEQPVGQEPSQTVGQEPSEQPVGQEPVGEQPVALEPVVEQPVAHEPVGEEPVGLERSEILGNELSEHVGEPVGQEPSEPVAQEPVGEQPAGQDPSGEPVGEDPGEQPVGHEPVGQEPSEPVGQEPSEILGNELSEYVGKPVGQAPGEQPVGQEPSQPVGQEPVGQEPVGEQPVGQEPVGEQPMGQEPVGEQPVGQEPSQPVGQEPVGQEPSEQPVGQEPSEQPVGQEPVGEQPVGQEPVGEQPVGQEPVGEQPVGQEPVGEQPVGQEPVGEQPVVQEPVGEQPVGQEPSQPVGQEPSEQPVGKEPSEQPVGQEPVGEQPVGQEPSEILGNKLSEHVGDSVGREPSEQLVGWDPVGKTVGQEPSEPVGGPLGHEAVGEQPVGWEPSEQPVGWEPSEQPVGQEPSEQPVGQDPVGKIVGQEPSEIFGGLLGLETSELVGEPVGQEPGEPVGQEPSVPVGQEPSVPVGEQPVGHEAGEQPVGHEAGEQPVGQEPVGEQPVGQDPSGEPVGQDPGEPLGDDPGEQPVGNDPVGQEPSEPVGREPSEFLGDELSEYVGKPVGQAPSQPVGQEPVGQEPSEQPVGQEPVGEQPVGQEPVGEQPVGQEPSQPVGQEPVGQEPSEQPVGQEPVGEQPVGQEPSQPVGQEPVGQEPSEQPVGQEPSEQPVALEPAGEQPVALEPVGEQAVAQEPVGEQAVAHEPFGEQPVGQEPSEILGNKLSEHVGDPVGQEPSEPVAQEPFGEQPVGQDPSERPVGQETVVQQPRGESVGQEPVGVPLGQKPSQDEDPESSQSKPTSENPLTWRYPKVAKPEHKPTVSERLKQVAANSVSAQCGESVVRVQVNQDLLGIGRLIQPERITLGGCAATEEDAEAHVLIFESELHGCGSELTMTEDVLIYTFTLVYEPKPVANTAILKTSAAMVDIECHYLRNHDVSSKYPKPTWIPYTSNMVAEELLYFSLRLMTTDWQFERPSNHYRLGDIINMEASVMPYHHVPLRVFVDRCVATLAPDVHTVPRYSFIEDHGCLVDAKLTGSSSQFLSRSQDDKIQFQLESFRFQTQNDSQQLYITCHLKATAASSPIDAENKACSFTDGWKAAGGDDQVCGCCDSSCVASKARDLDSDSDVQKEGEATMGPIMVQE is encoded by the exons ATGGGGTTCAGGCAAGCGTCTGCAGTGCTGCTGTTGGTCGTGGCTGTTGGCTGTGTAAGTGATGCTTTGGACTCCAGATGGTTATATCCGAGATTGGGGTTTCTGCATGACGATGAAGTTTCAGCCCAGTTTGACTCTCAGCAGCCAGTGCAAGAAGAGCCTGTGGGAGAGGACCCTGGTGACCCTGTGGGACAAGAACCTAGCGAGCCTGTGGGGCAGGAGCCCAGCGTCGAGCCCGTGGGACAGGAAACTAGCCAGGATGAAGACCCTGAGAACTTACAGTCCAAGCAGACATTTGAGAACCCTCTGACTTGGCTCTATCCTACGCTTGATAAGCATGAGCGCAATTCTACAGTGTTTGAGCGGCTAAAGCAGGTGGCAGCCAACGGTGTGGTGGCTCGGTGTGGGCAAAGTGTGGTCCGTGTGGAGGTGAAGCAGGAACTTCTGGGGATTGGCCGGCTCATCCAGCCAGAGCGTCTCACTCTAGGAGGCTGTGCTGCCATTGAGGAGGATGCTGAAGCTCTTGTGCTCACCTTTGAATCAGAGCTGCATGGCTGTGGCAGTGAGATGACG ATGACTGAGGATGTGCTGATCTACACCTTCACTCTTGTCTATGAGCAAAAACCTCTTGCTaacatttctatattgaagaccAGTAAAGCTATGGTTGATATTGAGTGCCACTACTTGAG GATTCATGATGTGAGCAGCAATGCCCTGAAGTATGCTGTAGAACCTAGCAAGCCTGTGGGCCAAGAACCTAGCCAGGTTGTTATAAAGCCTGTGGGCCGGGAACCTAGCGAGCATGTGGTAGAGCCTGTTGCCCGGGAACCTAGCGAGCAGCTTGTGGGCCGGGATCCGGTTGGAAAGACTGTTGGACAGGAACCTAGGGAGCCTGTTGGTGGGCCTTTGGGCCATGAAGCTgttggagagcagcctgtgggACGGGAACCTAGTGAGCAGCCTGTGGGACAGGAACCTagtgagcagcctgtgggccaggaacctagtgagcagcctgtgggccaggaacctagtgagcagcctgtgggccaggaacctagtgagcagcctgtgggccaggaacctagcgTCCCTGTTGGCGAGCCGATTCTGGGCCACGAAGCTGGAGAGCCGCCTGTGGGCCACGAAGCTGGAGAGCCGCCTGTGGGCCACGAACCAAGTGAGGTTTTGGGTAATGAACTTAGCGAGCATTTTGGTGAGCCTGTGGCCCAGGAACCTGTTGGAGAGCAGACTGTTGGCAAGCCTTTGGGTCAGGAACCTAGCGAGCCTTTGGGCCAAGAACTTAGTGAGCATGTTGGAGAGCCTTTGGGCCAGGAACCTagcgagcagcctgtgggccaggaacctagccAGACTATGGGCCAAGAGCCTGTGGGCCATGACCCtggagagcagcctgtgggccatgACCCTGTGGGCCAAGAACCTAGTGAGCCTGTGGGCCAGCACCCTGTTGGAGAGCAGCCAGTTGGACAGGAACTTAGCCAGCAGCCTGTTGGCGAACCTTCGGGTCAGGAACCTAGCGAGCCTGTGGGTCAGGAACCAAGTGAGATTTTGGATAATGAGCTTAGCGAGTATGTTGGAAatcctgtgggccaggaacctagcgagcagcctgtgggccaggaacctagccAGCCCGTGGGCCaagagcctgtgggccaggaac ctgttggcgagcagcctgtgggccaggaacctagccagactgtgggccaggaacctagtgagcagcctgtgggccaggaacctgttGGCGAGCAGCCTGTGGCTTTGGAACCTGTTGTCGAGCAGCCTGTGGCCCATGAACCTGTTGGCGAGGAGCCTGTGGGCCTGGAACGAAGTGAGATTTTGGGTAATGAACTTAGCGAGCATGTTGGTGAGCCTGTGGGCCAAGAACCTAGTGAGCCTGTGGCCCAGGAACCGGTTGGAGAGCAGCCTGCGGGCCAGGATCCTAGCGGCGAGCCTGTGGGTGAAGATCCTGGAGAGCAACCTGTGGGCCATGAGCCTGTGGGCCAAGAACCTAGTGAGCCTGTGGGTCAGGAACCAAGTGAGATTTTGGGTAATGAGCTTAGCGAGTATGTTGGAAAGCCTGTGGGCCAGGCACCTggcgagcagcctgtgggccaggaacctagccAGCCTGTGGGCCaagagcctgtgggccaggaacctgttggagagcagcctgtgggccaggaacctgttGGAGAGCAGCCTATGGGCCAGGAACCTGTTGGAGAGCAGCCTGTTGGCCAGGAACCTAGCCAGCCTGTGGGCCaagagcctgtgggccaggaaccgagtgagcagcctgtgggccaggaaccgagtgagcagcctgtgggccaggaacctgttggagagcagcctgtgggccaggaacctgttggagagcagcctgtgggccaggaacctgttggagagcagcctgtgggccaggaacctgttggagagcagcctgtgggccaggaacctgttggagagcagcctgtggtccaggaacctgttggagagcagcctgtgggccaggaacctagccagcctgtgggccaggaacctagtgAGCAGCCTGTGGGAAAGGAACCTagtgagcagcctgtgggccaggaacctgttggcgagcagcctgtgggccaggaaccaagTGAGATTTTGGGTAATAAACTTAGCGAGCATGTTGGTGACTCTGTGGGCCGGGAACCCAGCGAGCAGCTTGTGGGCTGGGATCCGGTTGGAAAGACTGTTGGACAGGAACCTAGCGAGCCTGTTGGTGGGCCTTTGGGCCATGAAGCTgttggagagcagcctgtgggctgggaacctagtgagcagcctgtgggctgggaacctagtgagcagcctgtgggccaggaacctagtgagcagcctgtgggccaggatccGGTTGGAAAGATTGTTGGACAGGAACCTAGTGAGATTTTTGGTGGGCTTTTGGGTCTAGAAACTAGCGAGCTTGTTGgcgagcctgtgggccaggaacctggcgagcctgtgggccaggaacctagcgtgcctgtgggccaggaacctagcgTGCCTGTTggcgagcagcctgtgggccacgaagctggagagcagcctgtgggccacgaagctggagagcagcctgtgggccaggaaccggttggagagcagcctgtgggccaggatccTAGTGGCGAGCCTGTGGGTCAAGATCCTGGAGAGCCTTTGGGTGATGATCCtggagagcagcctgtgggcaATGACCCTGTGGGCCAAGAACCTAGTGAGCCTGTGGGTCGGGAACCAAGTGAGTTTTTGGGTGATGAGCTTAGCGAGTATGTTGGAAAGCCTGTGGGCCAGGCACCTAGCCAGCCTGTGGGCCAAGAGCCTGTGGGCCAAGAACCAagtgagcagcctgtgggccaggaacctgttggagagcagcctgtgggccaggaacctgttGGAGAGCAGCCTGTTGGCCAGGAACCTAGCCAGCCTGTGGGCCaagagcctgtgggccaggaacctagtgagcagcctgtgggccaggaacctgttggagagcagcctgtgggccaggaacctagccAGCCTGTGGGCCaagagcctgtgggccaggaacctagtgagcagcctgtgggccaggaacctagtgAGCAGCCTGTGGCTTTGGAACCTGCTGGAGAGCAGCCTGTGGCTTTGGAACCTGTTGGCGAGCAGGCTGTGGCCCAGGAACCTGTTGGCGAGCAGGCTGTGGCCCATGAACCTTTTggcgagcagcctgtgggccaggaaccaagTGAGATTTTGGGTAATAAACTTAGCGAGCATGTTGGTGACCCTGTGGGACAAGAACCTAGTGAGCCTGTGGCCCAGGAACCGTttggagagcagcctgtgggccaggatccTAGCGAGCGGCCTGTGGGCCAAGAGACTGTGGTCCAGCAACCTAGAGGAGAgtctgtgggccaggaacctgttGGTGTGCCTTTGGGCCAGAAACCTAGCCAGGATGAAGACCCTGAGAGCTCCCAGTCCAAGCCGACTTCTGAGAACCCTTTGACTTGGCGCTATCCTAAAGTTGCAAAGCCTGAGCACAAGCCTACTGTGTCTGAGCGGCTGAAGCAGGTGGCGGCCAATAGTGTGTCAGCTCAGTGTGGGGAGAGTGTGGTCCGTGTGCAGGTGAACCAGGACCTGCTGGGGATTGGCCGGCTCATCCAGCCAGAGCGTATCACTCTAGGAGGTTGTGCTGCCACTGAGGAGGATGCTGAAGCTCATGTGCTCATCTTTGAATCAGAGCTGCATGGATGTGGCAGTGAGCTGACG ATGACTGAGGATGTGCTGATCTACACCTTCACTCTTGTCTATGAGCCAAAACCTGTTGCTAACACTGCTATATTGAAGACCAGTGCAGCTATGGTTGATATTGAGTGCCACTACTTGAG GAATCACGATGTGAGCAGCAAATACCCGAAGCCGACCTGGATCCCCTACACTTCCAACATGGTGGCAGAGGAACTCCTCTACTTCTCCCTGAGGTTAATGACTA CTGACTGGCAGTTTGAGAGGCCCTCCAACCATTACCGTCTAGGTGACATCATCAACATGGAAGCCTCGGTCATGCCGTACCACCACGTTCCCCTCCGTGTCTTTGTGGACCGCTGTGTCGCCACCTTGGCGCCTGATGTTCATACTGTCCCTAGATATTCTTTCATTGAGGACCATGG GTGTCTGGTTGATGCCAAGTTGACCGGCTCCAGCTCCCAGTTCCTGTCCAGATCCCAGGATGACAAGATCCAGTTTCAGCTGGAGTCCTTCAGGTTCCAAACACAGAATGATTCCCAACAGCTCTACATAACATGTCATCTGAAAGCAACTGCAGCCTCGTCCCCCATTGATGCTGAGAACAAGGCCTGCTCTTTCACAGATGG CTGGAAGGCTGCAGGTGGGGATGACCAGGTTTGTGGCTGCTGTGACTCCAGCTGTGTTGCAAGCAAGGCTAGAGATCTGGACAGTGATTCAG ATGTGCAGAAGGAAGGTGAAGCTACCATGggccctatcatggtccaagaGTAA
- the LOC139550293 gene encoding fap1 adhesin-like isoform X2 translates to MGFRQASAVLLLVVAVGCVSDALDSRWLYPRLGFLHDDEVSAQFDSQQPVQEEPVGEDPGDPVGQEPSEPVGQEPSVEPVGQETSQDEDPENLQSKQTFENPLTWLYPTLDKHERNSTVFERLKQVAANGVVARCGQSVVRVEVKQELLGIGRLIQPERLTLGGCAAIEEDAEALVLTFESELHGCGSEMTMTEDVLIYTFTLVYEQKPLANISILKTSKAMVDIECHYLRIHDVSSNALKYAVEPSKPVGQEPSQVVIKPVGREPSEHVVEPVAREPSEQLVGRDPVGKTVGQEPREPVGGPLGHEAVGEQPVGREPSEQPVGQEPSEQPVGQEPSEQPVGQEPSEQPVGQEPSEQPVGQEPSVPVGEPILGHEAGEPPVGHEAGEPPVGHEPSEVLGNELSEHFGEPVAQEPVGEQTVGKPLGQEPSEPLGQELSEHVGEPLGQEPSEQPVGQEPSQTMGQEPVGHDPGEQPVGHDPVGQEPSEPVGQHPVGEQPVGQELSQQPVGEPSGQEPSEPVGQEPSEILDNELSEYVGNPVGQEPSEQPVGQEPSQPVGQEPVGQEPVGEQPVGQEPSQTVGQEPSEQPVGQEPVGEQPVALEPVVEQPVAHEPVGEEPVGLERSEILGNELSEHVGEPVGQEPSEPVAQEPVGEQPAGQDPSGEPVGEDPGEQPVGHEPVGEQPMGQEPVGEQPVGQEPSQPVGQEPVGQEPSEQPVGQEPSEQPVGQEPVGEQPVGQEPVGEQPVGQEPVGEQPVGQEPVGEQPVGQEPVGEQPVVQEPVGEQPVGQEPSQPVGQEPSEQPVGKEPSEQPVGQEPVGEQPVGQEPSEILGNKLSEHVGDSVGREPSEQLVGWDPVGKTVGQEPSEPVGGPLGHEAVGEQPVGWEPSEQPVGWEPSEQPVGQEPSEQPVGQDPVGKIVGQEPSEIFGGLLGLETSELVGEPVGQEPGEPVGQEPSVPVGQEPSVPVGEQPVGHEAGEQPVGHEAGEQPVGQEPVGEQPVGQDPSGEPVGQDPGEPLGDDPGEQPVGNDPVGQEPSEPVGREPSEFLGDELSEYVGKPVGQAPSQPVGQEPVGQEPSEQPVGQEPVGEQPVGQEPVGEQPVGQEPSQPVGQEPVGQEPSEQPVGQEPVGEQPVGQEPSQPVGQEPVGQEPSEQPVGQEPSEQPVALEPAGEQPVALEPVGEQAVAQEPVGEQAVAHEPFGEQPVGQEPSEILGNKLSEHVGDPVGQEPSEPVAQEPFGEQPVGQDPSERPVGQETVVQQPRGESVGQEPVGVPLGQKPSQDEDPESSQSKPTSENPLTWRYPKVAKPEHKPTVSERLKQVAANSVSAQCGESVVRVQVNQDLLGIGRLIQPERITLGGCAATEEDAEAHVLIFESELHGCGSELTMTEDVLIYTFTLVYEPKPVANTAILKTSAAMVDIECHYLRNHDVSSKYPKPTWIPYTSNMVAEELLYFSLRLMTTDWQFERPSNHYRLGDIINMEASVMPYHHVPLRVFVDRCVATLAPDVHTVPRYSFIEDHGCLVDAKLTGSSSQFLSRSQDDKIQFQLESFRFQTQNDSQQLYITCHLKATAASSPIDAENKACSFTDGWKAAGGDDQVCGCCDSSCVASKARDLDSDSDVQKEGEATMGPIMVQE, encoded by the exons ATGGGGTTCAGGCAAGCGTCTGCAGTGCTGCTGTTGGTCGTGGCTGTTGGCTGTGTAAGTGATGCTTTGGACTCCAGATGGTTATATCCGAGATTGGGGTTTCTGCATGACGATGAAGTTTCAGCCCAGTTTGACTCTCAGCAGCCAGTGCAAGAAGAGCCTGTGGGAGAGGACCCTGGTGACCCTGTGGGACAAGAACCTAGCGAGCCTGTGGGGCAGGAGCCCAGCGTCGAGCCCGTGGGACAGGAAACTAGCCAGGATGAAGACCCTGAGAACTTACAGTCCAAGCAGACATTTGAGAACCCTCTGACTTGGCTCTATCCTACGCTTGATAAGCATGAGCGCAATTCTACAGTGTTTGAGCGGCTAAAGCAGGTGGCAGCCAACGGTGTGGTGGCTCGGTGTGGGCAAAGTGTGGTCCGTGTGGAGGTGAAGCAGGAACTTCTGGGGATTGGCCGGCTCATCCAGCCAGAGCGTCTCACTCTAGGAGGCTGTGCTGCCATTGAGGAGGATGCTGAAGCTCTTGTGCTCACCTTTGAATCAGAGCTGCATGGCTGTGGCAGTGAGATGACG ATGACTGAGGATGTGCTGATCTACACCTTCACTCTTGTCTATGAGCAAAAACCTCTTGCTaacatttctatattgaagaccAGTAAAGCTATGGTTGATATTGAGTGCCACTACTTGAG GATTCATGATGTGAGCAGCAATGCCCTGAAGTATGCTGTAGAACCTAGCAAGCCTGTGGGCCAAGAACCTAGCCAGGTTGTTATAAAGCCTGTGGGCCGGGAACCTAGCGAGCATGTGGTAGAGCCTGTTGCCCGGGAACCTAGCGAGCAGCTTGTGGGCCGGGATCCGGTTGGAAAGACTGTTGGACAGGAACCTAGGGAGCCTGTTGGTGGGCCTTTGGGCCATGAAGCTgttggagagcagcctgtgggACGGGAACCTAGTGAGCAGCCTGTGGGACAGGAACCTagtgagcagcctgtgggccaggaacctagtgagcagcctgtgggccaggaacctagtgagcagcctgtgggccaggaacctagtgagcagcctgtgggccaggaacctagcgTCCCTGTTGGCGAGCCGATTCTGGGCCACGAAGCTGGAGAGCCGCCTGTGGGCCACGAAGCTGGAGAGCCGCCTGTGGGCCACGAACCAAGTGAGGTTTTGGGTAATGAACTTAGCGAGCATTTTGGTGAGCCTGTGGCCCAGGAACCTGTTGGAGAGCAGACTGTTGGCAAGCCTTTGGGTCAGGAACCTAGCGAGCCTTTGGGCCAAGAACTTAGTGAGCATGTTGGAGAGCCTTTGGGCCAGGAACCTagcgagcagcctgtgggccaggaacctagccAGACTATGGGCCAAGAGCCTGTGGGCCATGACCCtggagagcagcctgtgggccatgACCCTGTGGGCCAAGAACCTAGTGAGCCTGTGGGCCAGCACCCTGTTGGAGAGCAGCCAGTTGGACAGGAACTTAGCCAGCAGCCTGTTGGCGAACCTTCGGGTCAGGAACCTAGCGAGCCTGTGGGTCAGGAACCAAGTGAGATTTTGGATAATGAGCTTAGCGAGTATGTTGGAAatcctgtgggccaggaacctagcgagcagcctgtgggccaggaacctagccAGCCCGTGGGCCaagagcctgtgggccaggaac ctgttggcgagcagcctgtgggccaggaacctagccagactgtgggccaggaacctagtgagcagcctgtgggccaggaacctgttGGCGAGCAGCCTGTGGCTTTGGAACCTGTTGTCGAGCAGCCTGTGGCCCATGAACCTGTTGGCGAGGAGCCTGTGGGCCTGGAACGAAGTGAGATTTTGGGTAATGAACTTAGCGAGCATGTTGGTGAGCCTGTGGGCCAAGAACCTAGTGAGCCTGTGGCCCAGGAACCGGTTGGAGAGCAGCCTGCGGGCCAGGATCCTAGCGGCGAGCCTGTGGGTGAAGATCCTGGAGAGCAACCTGTGGGCCATGAGC ctgttGGAGAGCAGCCTATGGGCCAGGAACCTGTTGGAGAGCAGCCTGTTGGCCAGGAACCTAGCCAGCCTGTGGGCCaagagcctgtgggccaggaaccgagtgagcagcctgtgggccaggaaccgagtgagcagcctgtgggccaggaacctgttggagagcagcctgtgggccaggaacctgttggagagcagcctgtgggccaggaacctgttggagagcagcctgtgggccaggaacctgttggagagcagcctgtgggccaggaacctgttggagagcagcctgtggtccaggaacctgttggagagcagcctgtgggccaggaacctagccagcctgtgggccaggaacctagtgAGCAGCCTGTGGGAAAGGAACCTagtgagcagcctgtgggccaggaacctgttggcgagcagcctgtgggccaggaaccaagTGAGATTTTGGGTAATAAACTTAGCGAGCATGTTGGTGACTCTGTGGGCCGGGAACCCAGCGAGCAGCTTGTGGGCTGGGATCCGGTTGGAAAGACTGTTGGACAGGAACCTAGCGAGCCTGTTGGTGGGCCTTTGGGCCATGAAGCTgttggagagcagcctgtgggctgggaacctagtgagcagcctgtgggctgggaacctagtgagcagcctgtgggccaggaacctagtgagcagcctgtgggccaggatccGGTTGGAAAGATTGTTGGACAGGAACCTAGTGAGATTTTTGGTGGGCTTTTGGGTCTAGAAACTAGCGAGCTTGTTGgcgagcctgtgggccaggaacctggcgagcctgtgggccaggaacctagcgtgcctgtgggccaggaacctagcgTGCCTGTTggcgagcagcctgtgggccacgaagctggagagcagcctgtgggccacgaagctggagagcagcctgtgggccaggaaccggttggagagcagcctgtgggccaggatccTAGTGGCGAGCCTGTGGGTCAAGATCCTGGAGAGCCTTTGGGTGATGATCCtggagagcagcctgtgggcaATGACCCTGTGGGCCAAGAACCTAGTGAGCCTGTGGGTCGGGAACCAAGTGAGTTTTTGGGTGATGAGCTTAGCGAGTATGTTGGAAAGCCTGTGGGCCAGGCACCTAGCCAGCCTGTGGGCCAAGAGCCTGTGGGCCAAGAACCAagtgagcagcctgtgggccaggaacctgttggagagcagcctgtgggccaggaacctgttGGAGAGCAGCCTGTTGGCCAGGAACCTAGCCAGCCTGTGGGCCaagagcctgtgggccaggaacctagtgagcagcctgtgggccaggaacctgttggagagcagcctgtgggccaggaacctagccAGCCTGTGGGCCaagagcctgtgggccaggaacctagtgagcagcctgtgggccaggaacctagtgAGCAGCCTGTGGCTTTGGAACCTGCTGGAGAGCAGCCTGTGGCTTTGGAACCTGTTGGCGAGCAGGCTGTGGCCCAGGAACCTGTTGGCGAGCAGGCTGTGGCCCATGAACCTTTTggcgagcagcctgtgggccaggaaccaagTGAGATTTTGGGTAATAAACTTAGCGAGCATGTTGGTGACCCTGTGGGACAAGAACCTAGTGAGCCTGTGGCCCAGGAACCGTttggagagcagcctgtgggccaggatccTAGCGAGCGGCCTGTGGGCCAAGAGACTGTGGTCCAGCAACCTAGAGGAGAgtctgtgggccaggaacctgttGGTGTGCCTTTGGGCCAGAAACCTAGCCAGGATGAAGACCCTGAGAGCTCCCAGTCCAAGCCGACTTCTGAGAACCCTTTGACTTGGCGCTATCCTAAAGTTGCAAAGCCTGAGCACAAGCCTACTGTGTCTGAGCGGCTGAAGCAGGTGGCGGCCAATAGTGTGTCAGCTCAGTGTGGGGAGAGTGTGGTCCGTGTGCAGGTGAACCAGGACCTGCTGGGGATTGGCCGGCTCATCCAGCCAGAGCGTATCACTCTAGGAGGTTGTGCTGCCACTGAGGAGGATGCTGAAGCTCATGTGCTCATCTTTGAATCAGAGCTGCATGGATGTGGCAGTGAGCTGACG ATGACTGAGGATGTGCTGATCTACACCTTCACTCTTGTCTATGAGCCAAAACCTGTTGCTAACACTGCTATATTGAAGACCAGTGCAGCTATGGTTGATATTGAGTGCCACTACTTGAG GAATCACGATGTGAGCAGCAAATACCCGAAGCCGACCTGGATCCCCTACACTTCCAACATGGTGGCAGAGGAACTCCTCTACTTCTCCCTGAGGTTAATGACTA CTGACTGGCAGTTTGAGAGGCCCTCCAACCATTACCGTCTAGGTGACATCATCAACATGGAAGCCTCGGTCATGCCGTACCACCACGTTCCCCTCCGTGTCTTTGTGGACCGCTGTGTCGCCACCTTGGCGCCTGATGTTCATACTGTCCCTAGATATTCTTTCATTGAGGACCATGG GTGTCTGGTTGATGCCAAGTTGACCGGCTCCAGCTCCCAGTTCCTGTCCAGATCCCAGGATGACAAGATCCAGTTTCAGCTGGAGTCCTTCAGGTTCCAAACACAGAATGATTCCCAACAGCTCTACATAACATGTCATCTGAAAGCAACTGCAGCCTCGTCCCCCATTGATGCTGAGAACAAGGCCTGCTCTTTCACAGATGG CTGGAAGGCTGCAGGTGGGGATGACCAGGTTTGTGGCTGCTGTGACTCCAGCTGTGTTGCAAGCAAGGCTAGAGATCTGGACAGTGATTCAG ATGTGCAGAAGGAAGGTGAAGCTACCATGggccctatcatggtccaagaGTAA